A stretch of DNA from Lysinibacillus sp. B2A1:
TGCCAGGTGCCTGTATTTTTAGCAGAATACTTAAAAAAGAATAATAAATAAGTTTGTGAAAAAATGTGGAGAAAATGTGACAAAACTAGATTTTGCAATGGATGCGCTTACATAAGTTTGTGAAAAATTTCTCATTTACATAAGAAAAATACTATGTGAAAAGTTGAACAGGTTTAATCGCGGTATAGGTACATTTATTAAGAAGTAACCTTGCGCATTAATTATGTTGAAATAATTGATTGTGAAATAATTAACAAGATGAAAAATTGTGATAAATGATAGGAAATGTTGCTCTTTCAAAGAAATTTTTAAATTGACAGAAAATTTCGTTGACTATATTTTCACAAAGTATTATGATTCTGAAATACAATAAAAAATCACAGAGAAAAGGTTGGGATAGAATGGATGTTATGAAAAAAGCGTTAGAAATGCATGCACACTATAATGGAAAATTAGAGGTAATTTCAAAGGTGCCTGTTCAGGATTCCTATGATTTAAGTTTGGCGTATTCTCCAGGAGTTGCTGCCCCATGTATAGAAATTGAGAAAAATCCTTCACTTGTTTACGACTATACTATGAAGGGAAATATGGTTGCGATTGTGTCAGATGGTACAGCAGTTTTAGGGTTAGGGGACATTGGTCCAAAGGCGGCATTACCAGTAATGGAAGGGAAGGCGATTTTATTAAAGCGTTTTGCCAATGTTGATGCTTTTCCAATATGTTTGGATACAAAAAATACGGATGAAATCGTCAGCATTGTGAAGGCGCTTGCTCCAACATTTGGTGCTGTTAACTTAGAAGATATTTCGGCTCCAAGATGTTTTGAAATTGAGGATCGTCTACGTCAAGAATGTGATATTCCAGTGTTCCACGATGATCAGCATGGAACAGCAATTGTTGTTGGTGCAGGGATGATTAATGCCAATCGAATTGTAAAGAAAGATGTTGCCACAATGAAGGTTGTTATTAACGGTGCAGGTGCAGCGGGCATTGCTATTTTACGTATACTTGTGCAAATGGGCTATAAAAATATTTATATGTGTGATACAAAAGGAATTATTTATGAAGGGCGCGTTGAAGGAATGAATCCAATTAAGGAAGCTGTTGCTCATTTAACGAATCCTCAAAAAATACACGGTACTTTGGATGATGCGTTGGTAGGAGCTGATGTCTTTATTGGTGTATCTGTTGCAAATTTGTTAACAGAGGCTCATATTTCTTCAATGAATGATGATCCTGTGGTATTTGCACTAGCAAATCCAAATCCAGAAATTACGTATGAAAATGCGAAGGCGTGGGGTGTACGTGTAATGGGAACAGGACGCTCTGATTATCCAAACCAAATTAACAATGTACTTGCTTTCCCTGGAATTTTCAGAGGGGCATTAGATGTACGTGCAACAGATATTAACGAGGCAATGAAGTTAGCTGCAGTAGAGGCGATTGCATCTCTTGTGAGTGATGAGGACTTACATGAAGAATATATTGTCCCAAAATCCTTAGACGAACGTGTCGTTGAAATTGTATCTCGTGCAGTAAGCGGTGCTGCTGTAGAATCCGGCGTATCTGAGTTATTCCAACAAAATACAGTGCTTACTGTGTAACAACTATAGAACAGATGTAGAAAAACAATACGTTTTTCTACATCTGTTTTTTGTGGTTGTAGGATATGCGTAGAATTAGCTCGAAAAATGTTGTTATTTGTCTACTGATGTAATAAGATATAATGAGTATTATGTAATGGTTTTACATTTATATTTTAAAAGAATAAAGTATTTGTTTATTTTAATTTTTAATAAAATATAGGTCTTTAGTATTTTAAATTAAAGGGGATGGTTTAATCATATGAAATTATTAATTCAATTCAAATCTATTAAAACAAAACTAATTGCTTTCTCTTTACTTCTTTTAATGATTCCTTTGGTTGTTTTAGGCTTTTTTAGCTATCAACAGAGTAAGACGAATCTAGAAGTAGTTGGGAAAGAAAACTTAAAGAATAGTGTGGAAATGACTATTGCGATGATTGAGCAATTAAATCAAGAGGTACAGGCAGGGAAAATGCCGTTAACAGAAGCTCAAGAAAAAGTGAAGGTACTAATTTTAGGTGAAAAAGATGCAGAAGGAAAGCGACCAATAAATAAGAACATCAAACTTGGTGAGAATGGATACATTTTTATTGTTGACCAAGAAGGGAAATCAATTGCCCATCCTAGCATAGAGGGATCAAATGTGTGGGAAGAACAGGATAGTAATGGCGTTAAATATATCCAAGATGCAATTAAAGTTGGGAATAATGGTGGAGGCTTTGTTACATATGATTGGAAAATGCCCAATTCAGAGACCCTAGAACAGAAAGAGATATATGCGGAAACGGAACCAAATTGGGGTTGGACGATAAGTGCTAGTACATATTTAATAGAATTTAATAAACCAGCGGATAGTATTTTAAAATTAACATTAGTGGTGATTAGCATTGCAATTGTTGTTGGGATTTTCGTAATTTGGTTATACGCAAGTAGTATGACTAAGCCGATTAATCGAGTTGCTGAAGCAATGGAACTTTTTGCAGAAGGGGATCTGTCTCGGGAGTTGATGACAATTAAATCCAAAGATGAGATTGGAAAATTAGCCAATGCCATGAATCAAATGCAATTAAAGTTAAAGGATATGATTCACCATATTTATCAAGCTTCAGATATGATTAATCATTCCAGTCAAGAATTGACGCAATCAGCAACAGAGGTAAAAATGGGAACTGAGCAAGTAGCAATAACGATGCATGAATTGGCATCTGGTGCTGAGGGACAAGCTCATCATGCTAATGAGCTAACTTCTTTGATGGAACGTTTCACCTCTGATTTGCAAGAAACGAATCGACATGGTGGACACATACACCAATCTTCCATTGATGTGTTGGCACTAACTCAAGAGGGTAGTTATTTGATGGCCACTTCTAATAGTCAAATGGTTAAAATAGATAGTATTGTTCAAAATGCTGTGGAGAGAGTGAAAAATCTAGATGCTCAAGCTCAAGAAATATCAAAATTGGTCGTTGTCATTAAAGATATTGCGGATCAAACTAATTTATTAGCTTTAAATGCCGCTATTGAAGCAGCGAGAGCTGGTGAGCATGGAAAAGGATTTGCAGTAGTTGCAGACGAGGTTAGAAAATTGGCAGAACAGGTGGCGTTTTCAGTGAACGACATTACCGGTATTGTCACAAATATTCAACAGGATTTTGATGTTGTAACAGCTTCTTTAGAGGGTGGCTACCAAGAGGTACAGGCTGGAACAAATCAAATAAAAGCTACAAATGAAACATTTAATACAATCAGTGAATCCATTAATGAAGTAGTAGAAAGTGTTAAACTAATTTCAATCAATTTATCGGCCGTGTCAGAAGATGGTCAAAAAATGAATAGCGCTATTCAGGAAATTGCTGCAGTAGCAGAGGAATCTGCGGCTGGTGTTGAGCAAACAACTGCTACAACAGAGCAAACAAGTAGTTCGATGGAAGAGATGACAGGAAAATCTGAGCAATTATCGGAATTAGCCTTAAAATTGAAGGGGTTAGTGGCACAATTTAAATTATAAAATAAAAATCTCCCTCTCTAAAGCGTGAGAGGGGAGATTTTTTTTACATCATGCCAATACCTATGATGCCAATCATGATGATAAAGAACAGTACGAAGAGAATGACAAATAAAATAATCGAGGGGATAAAGATTGTAAAGAAGGCCATCCAATTTGAGATTTGATGTGCCTCTGCCACAGCGCCTACACTAATCACGAATGACCAAATGATAACCACAAACGACACTAACATTGTTGGCCAAAAAATCCAAGGAAGTGAGCCTATGAAGTTTGCATCCATTAATGACTCAGGTGAAGTGAATAGCCAAACAATATAAAATGGGATAAGAACAATAAACGGTATTGTTGTTAGGCTTAGGCTTCTGAATAAATCAGAGAATGTACCAGTACCTTTAAAAAGCTTACCAAATAGCCATGCTAAAAGAGCAGAGAATCCTGTGCCAATAATACCTGCAATGGGCGCGAAAATTACACATAATAATGCCAGTATCCAAGGAGAAAAGTCTGGAATGAATTCTTGATCAATCAGCCCTGATAGTAACGATCCAATATAACCAATTGAAAGGATCAGAATAGCATAGCCAGTTGTTTTTTCGTCAATCATGTAGCGGGCTGTTTGTTTTGGATGCAACCAAACAGATAGAAATGGATTAAGTTTTGGCCTTTCTTGTTGTGTGTCATTATAATGTTCCATTAAACTACCCCCAAATAAAATAATATTACACTTCATACAAAAGAGAGGGATTGATTCACACCTCTAAGTTAATGCTTGTGAAATATATGATTCTATACAATATACGGATGGACTAGTGAAAAGTTTCGTCCAATAAAAAAAATTGTTCAGCAGAACGGAAATACCTACTGAACAAATTAAAATGTGATAAATAAACGTATGAACATCCATTTCTAAGCAGATTGCAATTTGAAGAAATGAATGATTAGTCAGCTAGCATAATTTTTTCAAGCTCTAACGGCTCAATATATTGTTCGCCTTTGTAAGCGCGCATATTGCCACCAGAGATTTCATCAATTAATAAAATTTCGTTTGTTTTCGCATCGCGACCAAATTCTAATTTAATATCGTAAAGTGTTAAGTCTTTTTTAGCGAGTTCAGCAGCAACAAATTTAGAAATTTCAATTGTACGTTGCTTTAAAATAGCATATTCTTCATGTGTTAACAGGTTTAACATAGCTAAAGCATCTTCAGAAATAGGAGGATCAAGTCGATCGTCATCTTTAATCGTAACTTCTACGAAGGATTCTAGATCTTGTCCTTCTTGTACGTAAGCGCCATAGCGACGTAAGAAGGAACCAACAGCTTTAAAGCGGCAAATAACTTCTAAACCTTTACCAAAAACCGTAGCAGGCTTTACAGTCATTGTGGCATCGTCGAAGTTTGCATCTACGTAGTGAGTAGGAACACCCTGTTCGTTTAGTTTTGAGTAGAAATAAGAAGTTAAGCGAAGACCAGCAAGTCCAGCACCGTCAATTGTTAATCCTACAGTATTGGCACCTGGATCAAATACACCATTTTCCCCAGTTACATCATCTTTGAATTTCAATAAGTAATGACCATCTTCTAATTTGAACACATTTTTCGTTTTACCTGTATACAATAATTCCACAAAAAACCCTCCAATATTTCATAGTACCTTAATAGTATAACACGAATATTTTAATATTTTAATATTAAAATTGTTCGTTTTAGCGCTTTATTTTTATGTTTATTTCACTGTTCTTTACTAAAAAATAAGATGATAACGAATGTTCGCTATCATCTTGAATGAAATTAAGAAAATTCTAAATTTAAAACATGGTTGACTCTCTTATTATCAGAGATTCCATTTTAATTTAGTTGAAAAAAGAATATTATTAATAGACGCCTTCAGAGATCATACCATTTGCTACTTTAACAAAGCCAGCAATGTTTGCACCTACTACAAGGTTTCCTGGGTAGCCGTATTTTTCAGCAGCTGCTTTACTGTCTGCATAAATATCTTTCATAATTTGATGTAATTTTGCATCTACTTCTTCAAATGACCAGAATACACGACTTGAATCTTGTGCCATCTCTAGAGCAGATACAGCAACACCACCTGCATTTGCAGCTTTGGCAGGTCCAAATAAAACACCCGCATTTAAGAATTCGTTAATCGCTTCAAGGTCAGATGGCATATTTGCACCTTCACCAATCGCTTTGACACCATTCGAAATTAATGTACGAGCTGAATCACCGTTAATTTCGTTTTGAGTAGCACATGGAAGCGCGATATCACATGGAATTGACCAGATACCTGTGCAACCTTCAGTAAAAGTAGCATTTGGACGGTAGTTTACGTAAGTTGAAATACGGTCACCTTTTATTTCTTTAATTTCTTTAATCGCATCAAGATCTAAACCTTCTGGATCATACACATAGCCTGAAGAATCAGAGCAAGCCACCACTTTTGCGCCATATTGCTGTGCTTTTTCAATCGCATAAGTTGATACATTTCCTGAACCAGAAACAACGACTGTTTTGCCCTCGAAAGAATCATTAGCATCTTTTAGCATTTCCTTAACAAAGTACACAGTACCGTAACCAGTTGCCTCTTTACGAGCTAAGGAACCACCATAGCCAGGCGTTTTACCAGTTAACACACCAGATTCGTTTGCTTTTGTTAAACGCTTATATTGACCCCATAAGAATCCAACTTCACGAGCACCTACGCCAATATCGCCAGCAGGAACATCGACATCTGGACCAATATGACGGTATAATTCAGTCATGAATGCTTGACAGAAACGCATAATTTCTGAATCTGATTTACCTTTTGGATCGAAGTTTGAGCCACCCTTACCACCACCGATTGGTTGGCCTGTTAAAGCATTTTTAAAGATTTGTTCAAAACCTAAAAATTTAATGATTGATTCGTTAACAGAAGGATGGAAACGAAGTCCGCCTTTGTATGGTCCCATTACGTTGCTGTATTGAACACGGTAACCACGATTTACTTGTACTTGATTATTATCATCTTGCCAAGCAACACGGAAGGAAATGATACGATCTGGCTCAACGATACGTGACAAGATATTGGCTTTTATATATTCAGGGTGTTGTGCAAATACAGGCACTAATGAAATGAAAATTTCTTCAGCTGCTTGTAAGAACTCCGCCTGATGACTATTTTGTTGTTTTAGTTGCTCGAATACACCATCCACGTATTCTTTTGCTAATTGTTCGTTGCTAACAGTTGTAGTTGTCATAATGAAAACCTCCAATTATTTGATAGATGTATCGTATATCTATTTTTCACACTATTCAATAAAATACTTTTTCCAACAGTCTAAAGTTTGTGAAAAATTGAGCAAGAGGGGTTGTGAAAATATTATATTAAAATAATTATATGGTGAGTTATTCATCTAATTATGAGAAGGGAATGATGCCTTATTGTGAAGGTTCTAATTGACGCTGACGCCTGTCCAGTAGTGGATTTAGCGTTATCTATATCATCTGAGTTTGAGATTGAAACTATCTTATTTTGCGATACATCCCACCGTATTGAACGTGATAATGTAATAACAATAATTGTTCCTAAAGGTCCAGATTCGGTTGATTTTACGCTGGTGAATACGCTTTCAAAGCATGATATTGTCATTACACAGGATTATGGTTTAGCAGCTATGGTTTTGGCAAGAGGAGGGTATCCAATTGATCAAAATGGAAGAGAAATGTCCAATGAAAATATCGAACGTTTGCTCGAAATGAGACATGTTGGACAGAAAATTAGACGTGCAGGTGGACGCACAAAGGGACCTAAAAAAAGAACACAAGAAAACAATATTTCGTTCAAAATGAAATTTCGACAAATTTGTGAACGAGCAATTTTAGCGAAAAAAATGGAGGAATCCGAAGGTGAAAAATGAACTTAAACACGAACTATTTCAGCAATTTCCAATACTAAAAGAGCTAGCAAATAAGCATACTGTGCTTTGGGAAAATACAAATCGGCAAAAAGAGGCGACAACCAATCTTTTTTCGTTGCAGGAAGTCGAGGAAGCTGAAGAAACCCTTTCACGCTTTTCTTCTTATTTAATAATAGCATTCCCAGAGCTTTTGGAAAGCCAAGGTCTCATTGAATCAACTATTCAGGACATATCATTGATAAAGAAAGCTCTCGAAAAGGAATTTGACGTTTCGATACCTGGTCAGTTGATCTTAAAATGCGATCATGCCTTGCCGATCTCAGGCTCTATTAAGGCTCGCGGAGGTATTTTTGAAGTACTAAGACATGCAGAGCGACTAGCTATTGCCAGTGGAAAGCTAAAAAAAGAGGATAATTATGCGGTGTTGGCAACTGAGGACTTCCAATCACTTTTCCAGCAGTACACAATTGCGGTTGGATCTACGGGTAATCTAGGATTAAGCATCGGCATTATGGGCAAGAAACTCGGCTTTAATGTCGTAGTACATATGTCGAGTGACGCAAAGGAATGGAAGAAAGCATTGCTGCGCGAAAAGGGTGCAACAGTAATCGAATATGAAGCTGACTATAGTGTCGCTGTGGAGCAGGGTCGTCTAGAGGCTGAGCAAGATCCAAAGTGTCATTTTATTGATGATGAAAATTCAAAGGATCTTTTTGCTGGCTATACAGTGGCAGCGAAAAGACTAAAGCACCAATTTGAAAAGACGAACATTAAAGTAGATGAAGCACATCCATTGTTCGTGTATTTACCATGTGGGGTTGGTGGTGGACCTGGTGGGGTTGCATATGGACTTCGTGAGCTTTTTGGAGAGCATGTGCATATTTTCTTTGCAGAGCCAGTAGAATCTCCTTGCATGACAATCGGTTTGCTGACAGGTTTACATGATGAAATTAGTGTAGAGGATATTGGCTTAGACAATAAAACGGAAGCAGATGGTTTAGCTGTTGGTCGCGCTTCTAAATTCGTAGGAAAAGTGATGGAAACGTATATTAGCGGATGTTACACGGTGACAGATGAAGAATTGTTTACATCATTAGGTTTGGCAATGAATAGTGAAGGATTATTTTTAGAGCCATCTGCACATGCAGGAATGTTAGGACCGATTCAGTTAATGAAAAAAGGGAAAAATTATTTGGAAAAGCATCATTTAACAGACAAAATGGAGCAAGCTACACATATTGTTTGGGCAACAGGTGGGAGTATGGTACCACAAGAGATGCGTGAGGAATATTTGAAAAAGGCATGAAGGTTGTATAATGATTAAAAAACCTCCTATAAATGAGCATGTTAAGCCATTACGATCAACGAAAAATAGGGGAGTTTGAAATATAGGATTTTCTCCACAGTGATAATATATAATAATTAGACATTTGAAGCTTTGTAAAAAACTTGATCGATTATAATAAAGTTTGATAAAAATCACCTCATTTGGTTTTCTTAGAGGTGATTTTTTGCTGGATATTTATATTAAACTTATAAGATTGTGAAGAAATATACTTAAGTTAACGGATAAGGATTGTACTACTTGATTGAATAGAGAGAGAACGAGGCTGGGACATAACTAAATGGTTCCTTCATAAAGTCGAATAATCTTTAAATTAACAAAACACGATAAATAGATAAACCGAACTATTCCAAAACACTTCATGAGCGTTTCATTGGATAGTTCGGTATTTTTATTGGCTAAAACACTTTTGTCCCAGCCTCGTGCCCATTTATTTTTCTACCCTCTATTAATTCAATTAATATTTCCTGACTTTATTGTAATTTGCATCTTATGCTCACCATTACCTGAAAAAGCCAATAACCGCCTTATTGTCTGTGAATTGTCGTATAGAGTTAAATTAATTGATTGTCTACCACTGTTTGTATTGATATCTAATTCTAAATTAAGCTGCTCTTCATCAAAATTTACTGATATCTTCATACTAGTGGTTGTTTTTTTTTACTTGGCTTTAATAAGCGTGTAATATCAGTATCTAATTTAATCGATAACTGTTCTGAAGATTATCTTTAATATTGCACCTGGTTCATCATCATAAACCGTTAAATATGTTTCTATATGTCATTTGTTTCGCTTGGAGAATAAACAACATCTGTACTTGCAAAATTTATTTTAATCTCCTCAATATCTTCTATTGATTCTTTATTTACTATTTCCTCCTCTACTGTTGAACAGCCAGCAAGCATGATTAATACTAAAAATAAGCTTATGGTTGTAAGTTTAATCATTTTCCTTCCTCCTTAACCCTGATTATCTTAAATGACGTAAGGTCAGTTTCGAATTTTATGTAATGGGATGCTTAAATTAGTTGAAAGTGACCTTACGTCATCTTTTATACTGTAATAGAGCTTATACTTTAACACTAATTTAAAAGGAGAATCCTATTATGAAGAAAGACGATATTATTATTTATGCTTTTGTTATTATTGGAGCCGGAGTAGGTTTATTTTTTGATAATGCTTTCCCAGGGGTGCTGATTGGCTTAGGGATTGGTTATGTATTAAAAATCATGTTTTTTAATCATACAAATGAATAAGAAAGTAGTGGATTAGCTTGTATCATATTAATGAATTTAAAAAGCTGAGCGGTGTATCAGTTAGAACCTTAAGATTTTATGACAAAATAGGACTTCTGAAACCTGTATCAAAAACTGAAGGAGGTCATCGATTATATTCAAATACTGAGTTGAAGAAACTTCAGCAAATACAATTCCTAAAAACGATAGGATTTCAATTAAGCGAGATCAAAATTATGTTAGAGTCCGAAGAATGGGATTGGTCTAAAAGTCTAATAAAACAACTATCTTATGTGATAAAAGAAAAGGACCGTCTTTCAAAGATAGAAATTAGTTTAAGGGAGCTAATAAATGGTATAGCGATTGATGGGGAAGAATTTAAAATTAAAAAAATCATAGATTTATACAATAATAAGGATGCTAAAGAAGCTTTAAATTATAGTCGAGATGAATTAAATTTTAAAAACACGGAAGTATTAGAAAAACTTCCTAACATGGCTAGTAGCGATCCAGATTCTTTAGAGTGGATTGCTTTAGTAGGGCAATTAAAAAAATATATGCACCTTGGTTATAGTAATTCACGAATACAAAATATCATTGAGAGAATGGATGTAAAAAAAGGTGAAGACTTTAATGACGAAGATGCTTTTTTAGATAAACTTTGGGACATTAGAATGTCACCCGAGGAATCAAAAAAATATAGCCTATATCCAATTGATCAAGAAGTCCTTAATTTTTTGGAAAAGGCATATGTACATTATCTCGATAATAAATCATAGTTATTTGAACACATGCGGAGGGAAAGATGGGAACTGATATATTAATTTATTTGGGTGGCTTAGCTCTTTTAGATATGTTAAGCCCAACAATTATTGGTGTTACTTTATTTCTGATTTTAACAGACAATAAAAATTTAACTTCAAGATTATTGACCTATCTATTTACGGTCGTGCTACTGTATTTTTCATTAGGTATCGCCATGATGTTAGGCTTAAATTTTATTACGGAAACATTCTCAACTGTTTTTCATAATAAAATATTTAGCTGGGTCATCTTCATAATAGGAGTGATATTATTTACTGCTAGTTTTTTTATTCCCACAAATAAAAATAGTAATATTCCAAAACCTAAAACACAAAGCCTATTCTCAATAATTATGATTGGTGTTACGACGTTTATCATTGAGGCAGGTATGGCTTTCCCATATTTTGCGTCTATTGGTTTATTAACCACATTAGATATACCCTTTTATCAGTGGATTCCAATTATAGCAGCATACAATTTTATTATGATTCTACCAGCACTCCTTATATTTTTAGGTTATAAATTGTTTGGAAAGTTGATAAACCCTATTTTAGTTAATCTTCGGAATAAAATATCAAGCAGTTCAGGTTCTACCCTCTCCTGGATTATGTGTATAGTTGGGGTGATATTAATATTTTACACTATAGATTATCTATAAAATTTTTGTGAATGCAATGGATAAAAAGTGTATTAAGATGATTAAAAGTAGTCATCAACGTTTAATCACTTTGTGGTTGAGGTTTAGAATGACACTTTTTGAACTTTATTTAAGGATACTAAAAAATAAAGGGGCGCATAAATCCGAGTTTTAATCAATCTTTTTTCAAAAAATGCTCTTTAGATTTGTTTTCATATAAAGCTTGTTATCGTTAAATATTCAAACTTTATTTTTTTAATCTCAACATCAGTTATGTATGATAAGTATCAAAATAAAAAGCCTGGAAATAATATTCCAGGCTTGATTCTCACTTACTTTAAATGCTCCATGACACACTGCCTCGCTTCCGCATGGGATCTTAAAAATTTTAAGACATCTTGCTTTAGCTTCATTCAGTTTTGATGGTCCTTCTGAGTTCAATCCATCCCACTCATCGGGTTAACCCTCCCAGTCATTGGATTTGAAGTGAAATCTTTAATAGTTTGGGCCAATTATTATTTTCTATACACTTTATTTTAAAATTAATTTATCTTCATTCAGCTGAAGACTCCCACCTCTACAGGTGTAAAATCTTGCAGGAATGGCATAAAAAAAGCCATCGAATGGAGAATTGGGGTTTGCATGGTCAGACAACTGATAATTTATCTTTGAAGCTGTTTTTGCTGAGCAGCTAAAAATACTTCATGAGCTGCGCGTACTCCAGCACCTGGCTCGAAGTCATAGGAGAAGTCCTGTAGTGCGGCCTCCATTAATGAAACTGCTTGTAAAATATCGCTTGGGAAGCAATAGCCCATATGTCCAAATCTGAAGATTTTTCCTTGTAAGTGGCCAAGTCCACCAGCGAAATCTAAATGATAGTGTTGTTTTAAATGTGTTAGGAATTCACCAAGGTCAATACCTTTTGGTGCAAAAATGGCTGTAATAGTTGGTGAGGCATGTTCGTCATCCGTTAACAATTCAATATTTAGTGCTTTCATTGCATTACGCACCATATTTTTCATTAATTCATGACGTGCAACGGTTTTATCAAAGCCGCCTTCTTGCTCAATTAGTTTGCATACCTCATTTAGTCCATAGATAAGTGTAATCGTTGGCGTATTTGGCGTCATCCCTTTTTCTGCCCAGCTACGATAGCTCAATAAATTTAAGTAATAGGATGGTGCTTTATTTTCCTCAATAACATTCCATGCTCTGTCACTGACGCTGACAAGTGAAAGTCCTGGCGGTAGCATCATAGCCTTTTGAGAGCCTGTAACAAGAATATCAACACCCCACTCATCCATTTCAGCGGGAGCTCCTCCAATGCAGCTTACACCATCTACAATGACTAAAGCATCTGTTTCTTCTCGAACAACTTGTGCTAATTCAGCGACAGGGTTCAAGATACCCGTAGAAGTTTCACTATATGTTACAAAAACAGCTTTAATCGATTGTAAGGGCTGTAAAAATGCTCGTAGTTCATCAGCTGTACAAGCTTGTCCCCATTCTTTTTCAAGCTTATGTACGTTAAAGCCGTATTTTTCGCAAATCGAAACAAAATAGTCACCGAATGCTCCAACTGTCACAACAACAACATCTTCACCAGCTGAAACTGTATTCACCGCAGCTGCTTCCAAAGCAGCTGTACCACCTGAAGGAAGTAATAAAATATCTTGCTTTGTCCCGAAAACTGGCTTCACTAATTCAGTCGTTTCACGGTATAGCTCCACAAATTCTGAGCTTCGGTGGCTAAAGATATCCTGATTCATTGCAAGCTGAACCTTTTTTGGAATAGGCGTAGGTCCAGGGTGTCTTAAAATATTTTCATACACATTCATCAATCCCCTTTATTGTGAAATAAGAAATTCTAAATTTTCTAACTATAATATAGCATATTTATTCTGCTAGCTAACTCCTTTTTCGAAAAATTAATGGTAGAGAATAGAAAAAGAAATTATTTAAGGAAATATGGTAAAATTTAATAAAAAGAGGATGAAGCTTATGAAGTTAAAAGTCCATTTTCCATTTGTATATTTATTGATTAAACCGAATATAGTTGCTGTTTATAAAATCAAATCACTTGAATATGTCAATTTAACAGATGTCATCAATTTAGGTGAATGGGAGGCATATGAACTACAGCATCCTCTTCAATTTGAAGCGTTTAATCATGATAAGAGTAGGCCTTCAGAGAATCCTTGGAGTTTCTATCTTGAGCAAGAGCAACTTTATAATATAGTGGAAATCATAAACGACGCCATTCAGCAGCAACGTTCTGTATCACAGTATGAATCCATAACACCTTCTTCTCAGGTGGTTCATATTACTTG
This window harbors:
- a CDS encoding YaiI/YqxD family protein — translated: MKVLIDADACPVVDLALSISSEFEIETILFCDTSHRIERDNVITIIVPKGPDSVDFTLVNTLSKHDIVITQDYGLAAMVLARGGYPIDQNGREMSNENIERLLEMRHVGQKIRRAGGRTKGPKKRTQENNISFKMKFRQICERAILAKKMEESEGEK
- a CDS encoding D-serine ammonia-lyase — translated: MKNELKHELFQQFPILKELANKHTVLWENTNRQKEATTNLFSLQEVEEAEETLSRFSSYLIIAFPELLESQGLIESTIQDISLIKKALEKEFDVSIPGQLILKCDHALPISGSIKARGGIFEVLRHAERLAIASGKLKKEDNYAVLATEDFQSLFQQYTIAVGSTGNLGLSIGIMGKKLGFNVVVHMSSDAKEWKKALLREKGATVIEYEADYSVAVEQGRLEAEQDPKCHFIDDENSKDLFAGYTVAAKRLKHQFEKTNIKVDEAHPLFVYLPCGVGGGPGGVAYGLRELFGEHVHIFFAEPVESPCMTIGLLTGLHDEISVEDIGLDNKTEADGLAVGRASKFVGKVMETYISGCYTVTDEELFTSLGLAMNSEGLFLEPSAHAGMLGPIQLMKKGKNYLEKHHLTDKMEQATHIVWATGGSMVPQEMREEYLKKA
- a CDS encoding MerR family transcriptional regulator, whose translation is MYHINEFKKLSGVSVRTLRFYDKIGLLKPVSKTEGGHRLYSNTELKKLQQIQFLKTIGFQLSEIKIMLESEEWDWSKSLIKQLSYVIKEKDRLSKIEISLRELINGIAIDGEEFKIKKIIDLYNNKDAKEALNYSRDELNFKNTEVLEKLPNMASSDPDSLEWIALVGQLKKYMHLGYSNSRIQNIIERMDVKKGEDFNDEDAFLDKLWDIRMSPEESKKYSLYPIDQEVLNFLEKAYVHYLDNKS
- a CDS encoding aminotransferase — encoded protein: MYENILRHPGPTPIPKKVQLAMNQDIFSHRSSEFVELYRETTELVKPVFGTKQDILLLPSGGTAALEAAAVNTVSAGEDVVVVTVGAFGDYFVSICEKYGFNVHKLEKEWGQACTADELRAFLQPLQSIKAVFVTYSETSTGILNPVAELAQVVREETDALVIVDGVSCIGGAPAEMDEWGVDILVTGSQKAMMLPPGLSLVSVSDRAWNVIEENKAPSYYLNLLSYRSWAEKGMTPNTPTITLIYGLNEVCKLIEQEGGFDKTVARHELMKNMVRNAMKALNIELLTDDEHASPTITAIFAPKGIDLGEFLTHLKQHYHLDFAGGLGHLQGKIFRFGHMGYCFPSDILQAVSLMEAALQDFSYDFEPGAGVRAAHEVFLAAQQKQLQR